In Bacillus sp. S3, the sequence GCAGATTTGGAATTTTAATGCTACAATCCTTCCCATGTTTATATTAGCGGCATTTTTTGCAAAAAAATTCTGGAGAATCGGCTATTATTACGGAGCACGTTCCATGCCAGACCTGATTGCTTTAAGGTATCCTTCTAAATTTACAAGAGGCTTTTATTCGCTTTTGATCCTGATGATTTATACGGTTGGGATGGCAGCTATGTACCTGGGGATTTTTACCGTTTTAAGTCTTGTTACAGACCTTTCTTATATGACATGTATTATCATAGGCGCGGTTGTGGTTTTACTTTATTCTTATTCGGGCGGCGCAAAGGCTGTCGCGTGGACGGATACGGCCTGCCTTGTTTTAATGATATTTGCCATTGTTGTATCGGTGAGTGTGGCATTAGTTAAAGGTGGAGGCTTTGAGAATCTGATATCTGCTTTTGGACAGGCTTCTGTTCCAGAAGGAAAGCCATGGGCAGGGGGTTCTGAACTTTTATCTCCAACAAACAGCTATTTTACCTTAAGTATGGTCATCTCATTCTTCCTTGTATGGACAATGGGTAATCTATCACAGCCACATCAAATGACAAGGGTCTACCTTGCAAAGGATGAAAAGGCTGCGATCAGTGGTGTTGCCCTTATCCTTATACCAAACTGTATTATTCTGATCGGCGGGCTTATTATAGGAGCATATGCAAGGGTGACCTATCCAAACCTTGATAAAATTGACTATGCCTTCCCAACGGTTGTTATGGGTATTCTCCCGCCCTTAGTTGCTGCAATTGTTCTGATTGGTATTATTGCAGCAGTTATGTCAACAGCTTCAACGATGCTTATTATTTCAGCCCAAGCCGCAGGCTATGATATTTATAAAAAACTGATTAATCAGAATGCATCAGAAAAAACAGTTGTTAAAATTTCAAGGGTCACCATGATTGTCTGTACGGTTTTATCCATAATCATTGCGTATTTTGCTCAAACAGTTCAAGGAATCTTCTTCCTATGGTCATCAGCGTTTGCGATGATGGGAGCGGGAGTCCTGCCATCGCTTATTGGCACCTTCTACTGGAAAAGAGCCAATTCACAGGCATGTCTTGCCAGCATGATCGTCGGCTTCGGTTCTACAGCGGCAATGTATATCTTCCCGTCATTAAAGCCACTATGGGCAGTTCACCCGATACTTCCTGGACTGATCCTTTCGGTTACAGCCTTTATTCTAGTGGCATTATTCACTAAAAAGCCGGATGACGATATCATTGAAATGTTCTTTGGCGAAAAGCTGAAGGATCCAAGCAAACGGACTAAAAAAGCAGTTCGAGCAGTTAGTTAGTAAAAAATTTTTTGATAGATTTGATAATTAATTAAATGATAGTGAATGAACTTAGGGTTTTCGGGTATCAAGCAGTATCGGAAATCCTGAGTTTTTTCCTTAGTTGGAAGATTTTACGATGGAGGGACGTCCGATGAAAAATAAGGTTGCGGTTATTACCGGCAGTACATCAGGAATAGGTGAGGATATTGCCGTTAAATTTGCGGCAAATGGCTGTAAGGTAGTGGTAGTTGGAAGAAATGAGGAAAGAGGGAACAAAATTGTTGATACAATAAAGTCAGAAGGCGGCGAGGCCATATTTGTGAAGGCTGATGTTTCCCAAAGCAGTGAGTGTGACGACTTATTTAAAACGGTGCTAAACACTTATGGGACTGTCGATATACTTGTCAATAATGCTGGTACTATGCGCAATTTGCCCATTACAGAAATGAAGGACGAGGACTGGGACGAAATTATAAAGGTAAACCTTACATCCTATTTTTTATGCTGTCGTGAGGCAATAAAAATAATGAAGGAAAAAGGGTATGGCAGGATTATTAATATTTCTTCAAGAGGGTGGCTGGGCGGTACAGCCCAGTGTAATTATGCAGCTTCAAAGGGCGGAATAGTTAGCCTTACAAGGTCGCTTGCTTTAGAAACGGCAAGAATGGGAATAACGGTAAATTGTGTTGCGCCTGGTATGATTGATACACCGCTTCATCAACAGAGCACAGAAGAGGAAGTCGGATTTCGCATGAGCAGTCAGCCAATGGGGAAAGTGGGTACTCCAAGGCAGGTTACGAATGTCGTGGAATATTTTGCGGACGAGGAAAATTGGTTCACCACAGGTCAGGTATTATATGTATGCGGAGGAATGAGTGTTTTGGCGTCACTGTCTTCCTAAGAATGAGGTAACTGAGAAGGAAATTATCTATTTTATGTAAAAAACAGGAGTGTTAGAGATCGTAACACTCCTATGAATCAATGAAATTGCTTTTATTTGGATGTACTAGTTTTATCCATAAATTTTAACAGATCAGTTAACAGAGTACTGAAGGTTGACAGATGTTCTTGAATTCTGCCTGGGTATTCTCGTTCAATAAATTCAATGGTATCTTTATCGGTATGCCATACACCACCATATTGAACAGTTTGGTCATAACCATCTAGTTCACCGATTTCCCAGTTAGTTGCTTCTAGGTATCCGTATGGAATACCAAGGTTTTTAAATGGTGCATGATCACTCCAGTCACCGGTTGTACCTGCAGGATATTCTGGATTCAAGCCGGGATTAGTACCAACAGGTAACTTCTTCTTTTTCACAATCTCCAAGGCTTGATCACGTATAAAACCAGCCTTTCCAAGTCCCCCATAGACATACATCTTATCACCGACTGCAAGACTATCCATATTAATCATACCAATTGTATTTTTAATTTCCGCTGGTGTCATATTGGCAGCATAGTTAGTTGAACCTCTTAAACCGGTTTCTTCCGCACCAAAGGCGATGAACACAATAGAGTATGGGGTTGGGATATTTTTCAGCACTTCAGCTACTTCCAATAAGACTCCGACACCCGATGCATTATCATCAACTCCAAGTCCAACAGAAACCGAATCATAATGAGCGCCTACAATGATTTGTTTACTTGATTTTCCAGGCTTATACGCAATAATGTTTGAGGAATGGGTTGTTGTTCCCCTTCTTATGTAGCTAAAATCTTGTACGGTTGTTTCCAAGCCGACCCGTTCGAATTGACCTTTAATATATTGCTCTGCTTTTCGCTCATTGTCCGTTCCTGCCACCCTTGGACCTATTTCATATGCTAAATATTTCATGTGTTCATAGGCCATTGCCCCGTTTTTGTGTACAAGGGAAGGCTTGTATGTAACAGTTTCAGCAGAAGCTCTACCAACAATTGTCAAAAGACTAAAAATCAATGCGATAAAGGATAAACTTATTTTCTTCTTCATTTCGTCTGCACCTCATCTATTATTTTTTATAAGAATAATAGATTCTATAGTAAAAAACAAGAAAAATGCATAAAAATGAGAAAAAATGAGTATTTATCCATTGAGAAGACTTTTTATTTTCAATTCATACTTTACAGATAGGAATTGTATGTTTATAATGAATATAACAAAAATAAACAAGTAAAACCAATGGGAATTTCTTGGGTTGGTAAATGGAACGGTAACGTCTTTCTTAGCGAAAAAGGAAAAATGGGGGAGTGTTTCTTATGAACAATAATCATGTGGAAAAGAAGAGACAAAAAC encodes:
- a CDS encoding sodium:solute symporter yields the protein MNIYIIVFILYLLFLIVIGFLASKGQEDTADDYYVAGRSMNKWVVAGTYGASFMSAGTFIVQIGANYAAGWSQIWNFNATILPMFILAAFFAKKFWRIGYYYGARSMPDLIALRYPSKFTRGFYSLLILMIYTVGMAAMYLGIFTVLSLVTDLSYMTCIIIGAVVVLLYSYSGGAKAVAWTDTACLVLMIFAIVVSVSVALVKGGGFENLISAFGQASVPEGKPWAGGSELLSPTNSYFTLSMVISFFLVWTMGNLSQPHQMTRVYLAKDEKAAISGVALILIPNCIILIGGLIIGAYARVTYPNLDKIDYAFPTVVMGILPPLVAAIVLIGIIAAVMSTASTMLIISAQAAGYDIYKKLINQNASEKTVVKISRVTMIVCTVLSIIIAYFAQTVQGIFFLWSSAFAMMGAGVLPSLIGTFYWKRANSQACLASMIVGFGSTAAMYIFPSLKPLWAVHPILPGLILSVTAFILVALFTKKPDDDIIEMFFGEKLKDPSKRTKKAVRAVS
- a CDS encoding SDR family NAD(P)-dependent oxidoreductase, coding for MKNKVAVITGSTSGIGEDIAVKFAANGCKVVVVGRNEERGNKIVDTIKSEGGEAIFVKADVSQSSECDDLFKTVLNTYGTVDILVNNAGTMRNLPITEMKDEDWDEIIKVNLTSYFLCCREAIKIMKEKGYGRIINISSRGWLGGTAQCNYAASKGGIVSLTRSLALETARMGITVNCVAPGMIDTPLHQQSTEEEVGFRMSSQPMGKVGTPRQVTNVVEYFADEENWFTTGQVLYVCGGMSVLASLSS
- a CDS encoding M20/M25/M40 family metallo-hydrolase; the protein is MKKKISLSFIALIFSLLTIVGRASAETVTYKPSLVHKNGAMAYEHMKYLAYEIGPRVAGTDNERKAEQYIKGQFERVGLETTVQDFSYIRRGTTTHSSNIIAYKPGKSSKQIIVGAHYDSVSVGLGVDDNASGVGVLLEVAEVLKNIPTPYSIVFIAFGAEETGLRGSTNYAANMTPAEIKNTIGMINMDSLAVGDKMYVYGGLGKAGFIRDQALEIVKKKKLPVGTNPGLNPEYPAGTTGDWSDHAPFKNLGIPYGYLEATNWEIGELDGYDQTVQYGGVWHTDKDTIEFIEREYPGRIQEHLSTFSTLLTDLLKFMDKTSTSK